The following proteins come from a genomic window of Edaphobacter sp. 4G125:
- a CDS encoding CvpA family protein, which translates to MNSLNPLDWLLIAIVGVSAVHAFVRGLILELFSLGGLLCGILLAAWNYQVVATSLAGMIPHPGVAKVSAFLLIAVAVMILATLLGRALHSSAHAIGLGFLDRLGGAAFGMARGCLTGVAILMALTAFLPDTGWLKNSFLTPYFLTGAHAISFVVPHDLEQLILDGGSELKHNVPDWIKSHPQGHNERTSQLEPASEE; encoded by the coding sequence ATGAACTCCCTGAATCCGTTGGACTGGCTGCTGATCGCAATTGTCGGTGTCTCAGCCGTTCATGCCTTTGTTCGCGGGCTCATTCTGGAGTTGTTTTCGCTAGGCGGGCTGCTTTGCGGCATTCTTTTGGCGGCGTGGAATTACCAGGTTGTAGCAACCAGCCTGGCTGGAATGATTCCGCATCCTGGGGTCGCAAAAGTATCCGCTTTCCTCCTTATCGCGGTTGCAGTGATGATTTTGGCAACTCTTCTTGGCCGCGCGCTTCACTCTTCAGCCCACGCCATTGGATTGGGATTCTTAGACCGCCTAGGTGGAGCAGCCTTTGGCATGGCTCGCGGCTGCCTCACCGGAGTTGCTATTTTGATGGCCCTAACGGCCTTCCTTCCTGACACTGGATGGCTTAAAAATTCTTTTCTCACCCCCTATTTCCTTACTGGGGCACATGCGATATCCTTCGTTGTACCCCACGACCTTGAACAGCTCATTCTGGACGGAGGGTCCGAACTCAAGCACAACGTACCCGATTGGATCAAATCGCACCCCCAGGGTCACAATGAAAGAACGTCACAGTTAGAACCGGCCAGCGAGGAGTAA
- a CDS encoding helix-turn-helix domain-containing protein produces the protein MKRELDSLVIQMYSAGVSYSDAVRQFKRRYILEVLAQHKGNQCKAAEELGMHRNTLSRTLADLEMDSAQIRTGIRRPPVSERPSVQSIVTNLTRSATGTR, from the coding sequence TTGAAGCGAGAATTGGACAGCCTTGTCATCCAGATGTATAGCGCGGGGGTTTCGTACTCGGACGCCGTTCGTCAGTTTAAACGCCGCTATATTCTTGAGGTCCTTGCTCAACACAAAGGAAACCAGTGCAAAGCTGCTGAAGAACTGGGAATGCATCGCAATACCCTGAGCCGAACCCTGGCGGATCTTGAGATGGATTCGGCCCAGATCCGCACAGGAATCCGACGGCCTCCTGTAAGCGAGCGCCCAAGCGTACAGAGTATCGTCACGAACCTTACCCGTAGCGCGACAGGTACACGTTAG
- a CDS encoding tyrosine-type recombinase/integrase, with amino-acid sequence MNKGKFHTPKYHRANRPIRLTEADVERLLALKARMKAKDEDWVFPNRIKNAGKKMKPGPIWHETLMSRRIQPVARELGLPHITWRLLRHWGATQMVAARVPIKAAQERLGHSHPDLLLKVYAHVLDESADMAAETLSGQLSGSFSAARSAQLADLSRVIR; translated from the coding sequence ATGAACAAGGGGAAGTTCCACACCCCGAAGTACCACCGCGCCAATCGCCCCATCCGGCTGACGGAGGCAGATGTCGAACGTCTGCTCGCCCTGAAGGCACGGATGAAGGCGAAGGATGAAGACTGGGTGTTTCCCAATCGCATCAAGAATGCGGGCAAGAAGATGAAGCCCGGTCCGATCTGGCACGAGACTCTCATGTCCCGGCGCATTCAGCCGGTGGCAAGGGAGCTTGGACTTCCACATATCACGTGGCGTCTTCTCCGACACTGGGGAGCGACACAGATGGTGGCGGCTCGTGTGCCCATCAAGGCAGCGCAGGAACGCCTTGGGCACTCGCATCCCGACCTTCTTCTCAAGGTCTACGCCCATGTCCTCGATGAGTCGGCGGACATGGCGGCAGAGACGCTGAGCGGGCAGTTGAGCGGCAGTTTTTCTGCCGCGCGATCTGCCCAACTGGCGGACTTATCAAGGGTTATTCGCTAA